In Streptomyces sp. DG2A-72, one genomic interval encodes:
- a CDS encoding glucosyl-3-phosphoglycerate synthase has product MLEEVERWLSTRSWSLTDRPLHKILAAKRATGQTVSVVLPALNEEETVGEIVAVIRHDLMHQVPLVDEIVVVDSGSTDRTSEVAAAAGARVVHRDDILPRIPAVPGKGEVLWRSLLVTSGDLVCFIDADLKEFKSDFVSGIVGPLLTDPEVDLVKGMYDRPLGGAAGQGGRVTELMARPLLNMHWPQLAGFVQPLGGEYAARRSLLEQLPFPVGYGVELGMLVDALHLVGLDALAQVDVGVRKHRHQDGQALGRMSAAIYRTAQLRLARGHLIRPSLTQFERSEDGFEPRTYSVDTEERPPMADIAEYQSRKAA; this is encoded by the coding sequence GTGCTGGAAGAAGTCGAGCGCTGGCTGAGCACACGCTCCTGGTCCCTGACCGATCGCCCGCTTCACAAGATCCTCGCCGCGAAACGCGCCACGGGCCAGACCGTCAGTGTCGTGCTGCCCGCGCTCAACGAGGAGGAGACGGTCGGCGAGATCGTCGCCGTGATCCGTCACGACCTCATGCACCAGGTCCCGCTCGTCGACGAGATCGTCGTCGTCGACTCGGGATCGACCGACCGCACCTCCGAGGTGGCCGCCGCCGCGGGCGCCCGGGTCGTCCACCGCGACGACATCCTGCCGCGCATTCCGGCCGTCCCCGGCAAGGGCGAGGTCCTGTGGCGCTCGCTCCTCGTCACCAGCGGCGACCTCGTCTGCTTCATCGACGCGGACCTGAAGGAGTTCAAGTCGGACTTCGTCTCCGGCATCGTCGGCCCGCTGCTCACCGACCCGGAGGTCGACCTCGTCAAGGGGATGTACGACCGTCCGCTCGGCGGCGCGGCAGGCCAGGGCGGCCGGGTGACGGAACTGATGGCCCGCCCGCTCCTCAACATGCACTGGCCGCAGCTGGCCGGATTCGTCCAGCCGCTGGGCGGTGAGTACGCGGCCCGCCGCTCCCTGCTGGAACAGCTCCCGTTCCCCGTCGGCTACGGCGTGGAGCTGGGCATGCTGGTAGACGCCCTGCATCTGGTGGGCCTCGACGCCCTCGCCCAGGTCGACGTCGGCGTGCGCAAGCACCGGCACCAGGACGGCCAGGCGCTGGGCCGGATGTCGGCCGCGATCTACCGCACGGCCCAGCTGAGGCTGGCCCGCGGGCATCTGATCCGCCCCTCCCTCACCCAGTTCGAACGGAGCGAGGACGGATTCGAACCCCGCACCTACTCCGTGGACACGGAGGAACGGCCTCCGATGGCCGACATCGCCGAGTACCAGTCCCGCAAAGCGGCGTAA